The Panthera uncia isolate 11264 unplaced genomic scaffold, Puncia_PCG_1.0 HiC_scaffold_1369, whole genome shotgun sequence genome includes a region encoding these proteins:
- the LOC125916969 gene encoding GTPase Era, mitochondrial isoform X1, with protein MVAPGRRAAMFFRAVLGVRQLGPDAARGWVTGLSSLLDCQRRCVSCFAGAAFSGPRLASASRRYGQSSALDRFLGLSQPDSSLTSHPPAVSIHRDEQDLLLVHRPDMPENPRVLRVVLLGAPNAGKSTLSNQLLGRKVFPVSKKVHTTRCQALGIITEKEAQVILLDTPGLISPVKQKRHHLELSLLEDPWKSMESADMVVVLVDVSDKWTRNQLSPQVLQCLTQFSQVPSILVMNKVDCLKQKSILLELTAALTEGVVNGKKLKMREAVRSRAGTHRPGPAAKGPNTQSVGGPQKIGWPHFQEIFMLSALSQEDVKILKQYLLAQARPGPWEFHSGVLTSQTPEEICANTIREKLLEHLPQEIPYNVQQRTVVWEEGPSGELVIEQKLLVPKESHVKILIGPKGHLISQIAQEVGRDLMDIFLCDVRLRLSVKLLK; from the exons ATGGTTGCTCCTGGGCGGCGCGCTGCTATGTTCTTTCGGGCGGTGTTAGGGGTCCGGCAGTTGGGCCCAGACGCGGCGAGGGGGTGGGTGACCGGCCTCTCCTCGCTCTTGGACTGTCAGCGGAGGTGCGTGTCTTGTTTCGCGGGCGCCGCCTTCTCTGGTCCCCGTCTGGCCTCCGCCTCTCGCCGTTATGGCCAGAGCTCAGCCTTGGACCGCTTCCTCGGACTCTCTCAGCCAGACAGTTCGTTGACTTCTCATCCTCCCGCCGTGTCCATACACAGAG atgaaCAGGATCTCCTCTTGGTCCATCGTCCTGATATGCCCGAGAACCCCAGGGTCCTACGAGTGGTCCTCCTTGGTGCTCCGAATGCAGGGAAGTCAACACTCTCCAACCAGCTGCTGGGCCGAAAA GTGTTCCCTGTCTCCAAGAAGGTGCACACCACTCGTTGCCAAGCTCTGGGGATCATCACAGAGAAGGAAGCTCAGGTG ATTCTACTTGACACACCAGGTCTCATCAGCCCTGTTAAACAGAAAAG GCACCATCTGGAGCTTTCTTTGTTGGAAGATCCGTGGAAGAGCATGGAATCTGCTGATATGG TTGTGGTTCTTGTGGACGTCTCAGACAAGTGGACTCGGAACCAGCTCAGCCCCCAAGTACTCCAGTGCCTGACCCAGTTCTCCCAAGTCCCTAGCATCCTTGTCATGAACAAG GTAGATTGCCTGAAGCAGAAGTCCATTCTCCTGGAGCTCACAGCAGCCCTCACTGAAGGTGTGGTCAATGGCAAGAAGCTCAAGATGAGGGAGGCTGTTCGCTCACGGGCCGGCACTCATCGCCCGGGCCCCGCAGCTAAGGGCCCAAACACACAGTCTGTGGGAGGCCCTCAGAAGATTGGCTGGCCCCACTTCCAGGAGATCTTCATGTTGTCTGCCCTAAGCCAGGAAGATGTGAAAATACTAAAG CAGTACCTCCTGGCACAGGCCCGGCCAGGACCCTGGGAGTTCCACAGCGGAGTCCTCACCAGCCAGACACCTGAGGAGATCTGTGCCAACACCATCCGAGAGAAGCTACTAGAGCACCTGCCCCAGGAGATACCCTACAATGTGCAGCAG AGGACAGTGGTGTGGGAGGAAGGGCCAAGCGGGGAGCTGGTGATCGAACAGAAGCTTCTGGTGCCCAAAGAATCTCATGTG AAGATCCTCATTGGTCCAAAGGGGCACTTGATCTCCCAGATTGCACAGGAGGTGGGCCGCGACCTCATGGACATCTTCCTCTGCGATGTTCGGCTCCGCCTCTCCGTGAAGCTTCTCAAGTGA
- the LOC125916969 gene encoding GTPase Era, mitochondrial isoform X2: MVAPGRRAAMFFRAVLGVRQLGPDAARGWVTGLSSLLDCQRRCVSCFAGAAFSGPRLASASRRYGQSSALDRFLGLSQPDSSLTSHPPAVSIHRDEQDLLLVHRPDMPENPRVLRVVLLGAPNAGKSTLSNQLLGRKVFPVSKKVHTTRCQALGIITEKEAQVILLDTPGLISPVKQKRHHLELSLLEDPWKSMESADMVVVLVDVSDKWTRNQLSPQVLQCLTQFSQVPSILVMNKVDCLKQKSILLELTAALTEGVVNGKKLKMREAVRSRAGTHRPGPAAKGPNTQSVGGPQKIGWPHFQEIFMLSALSQEDVKILKQYLLAQARPGPWEFHSGVLTSQTPEEICANTIREKLLEHLPQEIPYNVQQRTVVWEEGPSGELVIEQKLLVPKESHVILIGPKGHLISQIAQEVGRDLMDIFLCDVRLRLSVKLLK; this comes from the exons ATGGTTGCTCCTGGGCGGCGCGCTGCTATGTTCTTTCGGGCGGTGTTAGGGGTCCGGCAGTTGGGCCCAGACGCGGCGAGGGGGTGGGTGACCGGCCTCTCCTCGCTCTTGGACTGTCAGCGGAGGTGCGTGTCTTGTTTCGCGGGCGCCGCCTTCTCTGGTCCCCGTCTGGCCTCCGCCTCTCGCCGTTATGGCCAGAGCTCAGCCTTGGACCGCTTCCTCGGACTCTCTCAGCCAGACAGTTCGTTGACTTCTCATCCTCCCGCCGTGTCCATACACAGAG atgaaCAGGATCTCCTCTTGGTCCATCGTCCTGATATGCCCGAGAACCCCAGGGTCCTACGAGTGGTCCTCCTTGGTGCTCCGAATGCAGGGAAGTCAACACTCTCCAACCAGCTGCTGGGCCGAAAA GTGTTCCCTGTCTCCAAGAAGGTGCACACCACTCGTTGCCAAGCTCTGGGGATCATCACAGAGAAGGAAGCTCAGGTG ATTCTACTTGACACACCAGGTCTCATCAGCCCTGTTAAACAGAAAAG GCACCATCTGGAGCTTTCTTTGTTGGAAGATCCGTGGAAGAGCATGGAATCTGCTGATATGG TTGTGGTTCTTGTGGACGTCTCAGACAAGTGGACTCGGAACCAGCTCAGCCCCCAAGTACTCCAGTGCCTGACCCAGTTCTCCCAAGTCCCTAGCATCCTTGTCATGAACAAG GTAGATTGCCTGAAGCAGAAGTCCATTCTCCTGGAGCTCACAGCAGCCCTCACTGAAGGTGTGGTCAATGGCAAGAAGCTCAAGATGAGGGAGGCTGTTCGCTCACGGGCCGGCACTCATCGCCCGGGCCCCGCAGCTAAGGGCCCAAACACACAGTCTGTGGGAGGCCCTCAGAAGATTGGCTGGCCCCACTTCCAGGAGATCTTCATGTTGTCTGCCCTAAGCCAGGAAGATGTGAAAATACTAAAG CAGTACCTCCTGGCACAGGCCCGGCCAGGACCCTGGGAGTTCCACAGCGGAGTCCTCACCAGCCAGACACCTGAGGAGATCTGTGCCAACACCATCCGAGAGAAGCTACTAGAGCACCTGCCCCAGGAGATACCCTACAATGTGCAGCAG AGGACAGTGGTGTGGGAGGAAGGGCCAAGCGGGGAGCTGGTGATCGAACAGAAGCTTCTGGTGCCCAAAGAATCTCATGTG ATCCTCATTGGTCCAAAGGGGCACTTGATCTCCCAGATTGCACAGGAGGTGGGCCGCGACCTCATGGACATCTTCCTCTGCGATGTTCGGCTCCGCCTCTCCGTGAAGCTTCTCAAGTGA